The region GTTTAGTCGTCATCTCTCTTTTGCTGGGCGGGCTCAACTTATTAATTCTGTTCTATTGGGTATTAGATCATTTTGGATGAGTATATTCCTCCTTCCCAAGAGTGTTATTAAGGAGATAGATCACTTATGCAGAATCTTTCTCTGGGGGACTAATGACAGTAATAGGAACAGAAGTAAAATGCATCTTACTGCTTGGGAGCAAGTCTGCCTGCCTATGAGCCTGGGTGGTATTGGTTTTAAGGAAGGGGCCAAATGGAATAAATTGTTACTAGCTAAATTTGTTTGGGACATATCCTCTATACATAGGTATTCTTATAGTTAAAAAAACATCAAAATATGAAAGATAAAGTTGTAACTCAAGGGAGAAGATAATTAATTCCATTTCAAATAGAGTCTCCTAGAAAAATTGCCTATTTTTTGAAGTTATTTTGCAAAAATTGCAAAATGATCTCTGACACTCTAGACAGctagtcgaaattttagacagaGACCATTTTGCAAAAATTTATCAAAACTAGACCAAAGTGCAAAATGACTTCAAAAAAGAGGTTATTTTCACCAATTACTCTTACAAATATTATatactatttttgcaagcttAATGTGAAAATAATAGATTCTTTGGTCGAAACTTCGAGTAGATGAAGATTTACAGCTCAGGGTTTTGCTTGTTCTTGTAGTTGTTCCTGATCAAGAAGAAGAAAAGCTCAAGTGAGATTCATTTTATAGATTCATATCTATGCATATGGAATGTTAAGTTAATCTTTTCTAgctatataattaatatatatgagGGTTTGGAAAGTAGATTAAAGAAACAAGAGAACACAAACTGTTATTATAACTAATGCTATCTAAATGACTATTACAGCAAACAAACTCaacttatatatatacacacacacgaGAAATCggtgaaaatgatttttttaagtgattttacaCTCTGgtctacttttgataattttttgcaaaatggtcGACCAACTGTCTAAATTTTTCAACGAattgtctaaaattttcgactaAATATCTAAATTAGGAGTTGTATATATATTACTGACCTCACTGACAAAGAAGGCATGAAATCCATAGGGAACTCTACAAGGCAAATCAATTACAGCAATGGGATCTTCCGACATTGTCTTTGCATCAATCACATGAACCTTTGATTTTCTGCAAAGGTTGCAGAAAGAAAATAATGAATTCTATTTTCACAAACATATTATAAGATTGTTAAGTGTCACTGTGAAAGAGATGAAATAGTAGGTACCCAGAATTCTCATCATGAACAAAGAATATTAGGTAGCCATCATCTTCTTCAGAATTGACTCCAGGAACCTTGGGAACAAATATAGCTTCTGAGCCAAATCTACCAGGTCCAAGATCATACATGCCTTGAATATTTCCACCAACCTCTAAGCATGTTTTACCAGAACTCTCTGGCTCAGCATGTAGATCAAACTTCACAATTCCTGTCACTTTTGCAAGGTTGTCAAATCTGGTTCCATACACATATCGTTGTTTCCTGTTTTCACTCACACAATCAAGACAGATAATTAAGTTAAGTAAGAGATAAGTACTTCCCATCAAGCTAGTGGAGAAGCATTTTGACTAACTTGCCACCAtattcaatataaatatataggacaattcttctataggggcttcactctAAACCCTACCGGTAGgtctctcagtgtttctcgacccgtgaacagttttcggcgcaatttttttttatgaccgtgtatattgtaactatttagagcatcttgcaaattttcagaaaattccgaatagtttacagtatcgaaaactaggttcaaacatgttgctttgcacgcgcataaaaaaaattagtcacgcgtgcaacaacatgtttgaaccaagtttttggtactgtaaactattcagaattttttgaaaatcgtgctgatgctctaaatagctacaatatacacggtcgtAAAAGAaattcgcgccgaaaactgttcaaaggtcgagaacactgagagcgccaccggtagggcttaaagtgaagcccctataggagaattcccctaaatATATACATAGGAAACACTATAAAAGTTGGTTTCGGAATGTAGATAATTATAAATTCTGATTTTTCATTATTATAGAgcatattgtagttatttagaacatctcACAGAGTttcaagaaattatgaataatttacggCGCTGAAAACAAGGTTTAAATAGCTTGTTGCACGCATGCACTCAAAAACAAATACGCGTGGAAAATTTGATTGTTTGAACATTGTTTTCGGTATTGTAATTATTTGgaatttattgaaaatttgtGGGATGTTTTAAATGACTACAATATACACCGTCATGATGAAAGATTAGAGTTTATAACTATGCACATAACGAAACCAACTTTTATCAACACCGATATTGACAAAACACTATCTGTATTCTTTCCCTGTATTATGAAAATATTGGGTTTAGGATTACAAATGataaaggaatgaactaaacactaaaaatgaaatatatttatataattttgtctAAACAAAACTAATAAATTTATGCTATAACAAAGAGTGCTATGTCAAATGCAAGCATATCtatactatatatatttatatatttgggGAATTTCTCATATAGGGGCTTTATTTTAAACCCTACCGATGAggctctcagtgttcttgacccgtgaacagtttttggcgcgattttttttatgaccgcgTGTATATTGTAGATAATTaaaacatcctgcaaattttcaaaaaattctgaatagtttacagtaccaaaaactaagttcaaacatgttgttgcacgcgtgactaattttttttatgcgcgtggaaagcaacatgtttgaacctagttttcgatactgtaaactattcggaattttctgaaaatttacaggatgctctaaatagttacaatatacacggtcataaaaaaaatcacgccgaaaactattcacaggtcgagaaacacTAAGAGCCCCACCGGtcgggcttaaagtgaagcccctataaatgAATTGACCTATATATTTGTACCTGCCAATGTAGCTCTCATTCACCCTAGGAAAATCTACAGCTGATGCTGAAAGTTGTCTTTGGGAAGCTAGACCAGTTTTCATGTTGAATCTCATCTCATATCTAAGGCATTAGAAAACACAATAGCATCGCTATATTTTATCAGATACACAAACCTCATACAGAAGAAGTATTTTTATATCAATAAAAGGGTAAAAAAATCCTCTTACAGAGAAGCATTTATGTTAAGCTTTTCTTTGATACCCCCActgtacatgtccaaatcagggTTCTCAATACGACAACTGATCATAACAACCTCATCATCTTCCTCCTCCCAAGCATTGGCTAAGAATTGGCACCATATATAACACAGCAAGGTTAGGAAAATATAACAACAATGAACATAACATCACAAGGCAACAAAAGtaggaagaaaagaaaattgAAAAACTTCACCATTATGGAATATGAAGCAATTTGGAAGCTCAAACCATTTGATCAGAAGCTCATCCTTTGCATACCGTGGAAGCACACCAAATCGAGCATTTTTGGTGGTGTCAAATGAGAATATCAGCTTGTTTTCCTTCACCATTTCCTGAAATTCAAGCAAAATAGTATGAGTCTCAAACAATATGACATCAACACacactcactactacaaaaatggtcatttgcGTCAGTTCCCAACTGTTAGAATATGGAAAGTAGTCTAGAAGTAGAGTGGGGCAGGGTAAGAAGCATAGtgttccatctcaaaaccaattggtgatgagtaGAGTAACCCATGCTCTTATGTATTGTTGGATGTGCCCACACACTTTTCGTGTGTGATATTTTTCTCCAACATCCCCCTCAAGATGATGGCTATTTTTGCTCACCAATCTTGGATGGCTCGATCACAAGTGACTTTTTTTTTGGCGCACTATCCTCGAATCACAAGTGGCTCTTTTGGAGCTCTTCTTTTGGACCGGTTTTGGATTTGGATCGTGTTTACTCGTTAGAGTTTTCTTTTGGCTCATGAAGATGATGGCTATTTTTGCTCACCAATCTTAGATGGCTCGATCACAAGTGGTTTTTTTTTTGGCGCACTATCCCCGAATCACAAGTGGCTCTtttgactctttttttttttaaccgaTTTTGGATTTGGATCATGTTTACTTGTTAGAGTTTTCTTTGGCTCATGATACCATGTTAGAATATGGAAAGTGGTCTAAAAGTAGAGTGAGGTGCATGGTAAGAAGCATAGGGTTCCATtttaaaaccaattggtgatgagtaGAGTAACTCATGCCcttatgtattgttgaatgtGACCACACACTTTCCATGCgagatatttttctctaacatcaactgccacaattgattttttACGTTAGTTTTAAAAGTGATGTGAAATCTCATGACGCAAACCAACCTGACATTCACTGACATAAATGTTAGGTTGGTTTGCGTCAGTGCTCAACCGACACAAATGTCAGGTTTGCATGAGTACTCCACTAACCCGAATGCCAGGTTTATGTGAGTCTATTTCGAACATGATAAGAATCGTGAGGTTCCATTTGAAAATAAATTGAAATGAATGGAGTGTCTCATCGACTATCTATACAAACATACCTTTGGTCTGAAAAACATGGGAAGATCCATGAAAATGGCATAATTTTCAGTAATGGCAAAGTCATGCATCATGATGGGGTCTGATACTGTTATAGTAACTGGATCATGCATGAAACCATCTTTGGAAATAATTCTGTAAGTGATGTAAGGAGGAGTATGTGCATACCCAAATGTAAACATCTCTCCTGCATTAATTATTAGGAGTCAATTTTGTAGTAAGCAAAGAGAGAAGATGATTCACCAAGGTCAACTCTCTCctattgactttttttttttgaggatCTTCTCACCTGTAAATGGATCAACCTTTGGATGTGCTGTGAATGAATGAGTCAATCTCTTGTCATAATTCAACAGGCCAAGAGTTTGCAGATCTCCATCTTCCAACACTTTAATGACATCTGAATATATAGTCAAACTTGAATAATCTCAGTCCACTTAATTTGTACTACAAAAAGATCTTAAAGTCATAACACAATATGCTACTTAAAATAAAGAATTTGCCATGAAAAATCATAATTATGTTATTACTAAAATTTGACTAAAAGTGATATATAGTGATAAAAGTTTTGTATTGTGAATGGATTTTTTTTTCTGTATATCTTCAGTAATGTTGTTGTGATTTCAGAAGTAGAACAGcaaattaatccaataaataaactgAAGGAAAACTATATGCTTACAGGGCTGGCCTTACaaaaatttgttatttttaaaaaattatatataaaatggtatttttcaaaTTGGGCCTTTATACAtgtaaaaaaatagtatttttaaaagtaaaaaatacattttatatggattttttaaaaaaattataaaaaatatgacttttttttacaagtattattttagggctttttaaaacttgtatttctttcTATGGgatttttttcccatatttttgtaaaaaaaaatcattattatgccatatttttgtaaaaaatcattattatgctatatttttgtaaaaaatcattattatgccatagttttttttcccataatctgatattttttaattaaatttgtccatacaaactaaaaaaagtttaattaccatattttttCATATTAAGGGCTAAAaaaccatatttatgaaaaaatcccgtaaaaatggtatttttaaaaaaaattgggcctCATTATGTTGGGGCCATAGACACAGGCCTGTATGCTTACATGGTTTGTCTACCTCTGACAGTGCTAGGAGTTTCCCATGGTGATATGTAAGAGCTGTATTAGCTGGTAAAAGAGAATCAAACAGTTAATTCTGGTAGGAAAATATAGTTAGTGATCAGTATATATAAACATTGCATAAATACACTACATAAAGATGAATATTTCAATACCCAGATAATATTATATATACCTGTTCCATTTCCATATGAAAGATCTAACACTTTGAGTTTTGATCTGAGCATTTGTATGTTCAACATGAGTAACCCAAAAAGCCCTTTCAGGTCTCCAATCTGAAAGTTTCATAACAAAAAACTCAAAAAATGAAgttaatttgaaatttaaactAAACTTGAAAAATACTTTGACATTCTTTGTAGGCATTAAAGGGAGCAAAGTGACTAAAATGTTACCTTGTAATAAAAGAGATAGAATATATAATCACAAAACAATATATAGGGAAAATATGTTGTAGTGCTTCAAAAAGAGTTCCACTGGTAGGACTTTTGCGTATTCCAATTCATGAACAATTTTcggtacaattttttttatgattatgtatattgtagttatttagattatcctgcaaatttttagaaaattttaaataatttacattaccgaaaactatgttcaaaataagttgtTATACGTGTAACTAATTTTGACACTTTAAATTATTTcgaattttttgaaattttgcaagatactttaaataactacaatatacacagtcataacaAAAAATCACACCGAAAATTGTTCACAGGTCAGGAATACACAAGAGCCCGACCGAAGCCCCTAGACCCTCTAGAACTatcctctatatatatatatatatatgacaattcttctataggggcttcactttaagccctagcgataggactctcagtgtttcttgacccgtgaacagtttttggcacgatttttttttttataaccgtctatattgtagctatttagagcatcatgcaaattttcagaaaattctgaatagtttacagtaccgaaaactaggttcaaacatgttgttttctacgcgcataaaaaaaattagtcgcgcgtgtaacaacatgtttgaacctagttttcggtgctgtaaactattcgaaattttctgaaaatttgcaggaggatcgaaatagctacaatatatacagtcatgaaaaaatcgcgccgaaaactgttcacgggttgaaaATACTgaaagccctaccagtagggtGTAAAGTAAAGTCCCAATAAAAAAATTctcttacatatatatatatgggtgcactcttaatggttactacccatggatagttactttaatattaaccattggattaagatcaatggtccatatttatagttgttaattaatatttctataaataaattttgatttttcaaatttttggaaggtttacctgatgaaaaaaatgtatttattatgaaaatataatattgtaaacttttcatttttcaaatacatgtcaatttttaaatatagctagtgtctctcattggttggacataacattaattatggcaaaagaaaaataactaaattcgaaattaatgtagaaaaaaaaatatttacccaTTAGTGACTTGCTATATCAAGTcactatgttatcaaatcatcataattgttagtacccatctatgggtagtaaccattgaaaaatcttccatatatatatatatatatacatattcttCTAaatagattaagataataaaattaCTTGTACATTATTTTTCACTTTTTGTACTCTCTTAACTTATATATAGTATATACCTTCATGAATTTGGGACCTCCAAAGAAGTGTTCTTGTGTAATACGTGAAGTTCTAACATAACGAGACACATATGTTGCTCTTCCATCCTTAATGCGCAAACCATGAATCATTCTACAAAATTCAACTCAAAAATATTAAGTCAATTAATAAAGTCAACAATATGGAACAGTAGTAACAACAGCAGAAGACCACATACCCATCTCCATCAAACCTGtacataataataatcataaacaaAATCAGAATATCTCAATGAGTTAATTAGCTCTAGTTTTTCCAATAAGAAAATGTGATGAGTTGAACTAattaaaattcaaaagaaaaagatGTGTATAGTGTACCAGTGAAATCCAGCTAGTGGAGCAAACTTGGGATTTGGACCCACTCGAACAAACTCTCCATTTAAGCACtcctatacatacatatatatatatatatattatacacaAGTAGATATATACTAAGAAAAAGTTCAAGAAAATCAACTCTCATAAAGACATTTAAGTAGTCTCATCATCTTTACTACTCTAATAAGCATAATGTAGAGAAATTCCTCAATCTCTAACACTTCCAAAAAATTGTAATATGGCAATGAAAATTCTCTAACTTGAAATGAATTTCACACACAAAACAATGTTTATGACACCAAATTTGTATTTCGTCATTCTTCAACCGATCAGATTTCAGATCAATTTATATTTATAGCATTATTTTTTGCTTTGGATTTTCCAAATCATTCTCATTTTTTCTGATCATTCGATAAAAAGAttcattttcttcataaaaaaaaataagaggtAGAACTAATAAATATTTCTTTTTCGATTTATCCCTGAAGTTGAATACCTTATTCAATAATTGTTTTTGATCTAATCTGTAGTGAAAAACTCCATATCTTTTTTTCATGTTAGACCTTATGTTTGACTAATCtcgataaaaaaaatatatattttgtagtagtgtaaaaaaaactaatattttcTATCTTGTAAAGCAAGAAAAGTTACGAGTACTTAAAGAGAGAAGCCATGAAAGAAGAAATGGTACAGACCGGAAGGTGGCCGGTGACAGGGAGGTCGTTGACCGGAGGAGTTTCATTGGGAACCGGAGCATAGTTACCGGAGAGAAAGTGGTGAGTAGGATGAGTGGAAGAAGAGCCGTGCATGAGCTTAACGACGAGGCTCTCGAACCAGTCGAGGAGCTTCGAAGAGAGGCCATTGTTAGGTTTTGGATTAACAGAGACGACTCCAACGCTGCTACTATATTGGTCTTGGTTGTAGCTAAGCTTGTTGTTCTTCACATCTAGTTCCGCCATTGTTTTTGGCTTCTTCACTATTGATCTGATCTTATATAATAAAGTCATTGTTGttgaattaaattaaaataataataataataaaaaaatggagAGATTCTTGTTTGATAACATAAGATTCTGTCCATTACAATACAAAAATATGTAATGACGTTTTTTACAGTtgtctcccacattaaatttgcATTTACGGCCAtactataaaataataataataataatttgttacgaaaattaccatttttattatttttttcagttTCGACAATTACAAGTTTGATTTTTATAAACGATAAGATTATGtgctttttaaaattttttataaaaagttaaatatttatagtaaaataagaaaatatttaagaTTTGACATAACCTCGAAATTCCCTAAAAAAATTCTTGTTGGGACTTGAGTTTATTTTATTAATAGTTTAGTTTGGGGTAGctactttttgttttttttaaaataaattttatttaagtattATTATGGCAGGTATATATCGACTAATTACTACTATTATAATGTGGAAAACTGTGGATGGTTTTGGAAATTAATCGAGTCGATTCCTCATTTAATATTACTAGAGTTTTGGCCTTGATCTTATTCACActattatataaacatatatatatatagggtgcatatttttttgtgattttttgtgTTTCTCGGCTCGTGAATAGTTTTTGGtatgatttatttttatgattgtgtttattgtagttatttagaatatcctgcaaattttcaagaaattccaaataatttacaatattgaaaactatgtataaaaaaaattaatcatgcGTGCATCAACCTGTTTGAACATAgatttcggcactgtaaattatttgaaatttcttgaaaatttttaggatgctctaaataactacaataaacacggtcataaaaaaatcacacCGAAAATTATTCACGAGTCAGGAAACATAATAAGTCACAAAAAGTATGCAGCATAGTaatacccatatatatatattaatgccATTAATTAATAACAACACATGTCAAGAATAATGAGATAATTACAATTTATTGTTAATACTATTTTAGTAAACAATATAGATTACAAATTTTTGTCGCATAAGATAATTGTGTAATGAGACAACCCATTTTAGGAAATAAATTAaagataattgtattatatgttGGCATTTAACATATTCTCTACCTCAaccctattattattattattattattattattattattatacaaccAAGCACGCCACCATACATTTAGACAATAACTATGAATAATAATCATTTTAAAGCTAATAAACACAAAGAAGTAGGTAGCCCAATacattataattttatattttttaatacataaattaaaaatataaattaaataaataaataatattaaaattttaaattataatttatatttaaatatatattttaaaattttaaataaataataataaaataattccaTAAATAAAAAGCACTTAAAATatacaatatttatttaatataaaattaggaaataaaaaaatgttaaactatATCTAAACAATGATAGAAGTGAACACGAGTTTGTACTCACTCGCATGCGTTTTCAGAAAATTTCTCAAGAGGATGTTTCTAGGAAAACTTCCTagaaggtcacccatcatgagattactccaggtcaagcatgcttaagtGATGGACTACTAAAAAGAAGATATATCTTGTTgccataggtagtacccatcaatccatttaagcccttttcaatcttagaatcatcacacttgatctTCCCCAAGCGATGTGGAATTACACAGCTTTTTACCCAAtatttccccctacggatcacaggattctgactgtctcGTGAAGCACTATAAAACTCTCTCTATCCATTAATTATGGGCACTACAAACATCTATTATACTTAATTTAACTTTCACAAATCTTCTCAATATTATTATTTGGGTGTTAAACGAGTTAACGAAAAAATGAATCAATAAAGTATGCTAAAAACCAGTTTCAGCattgaaataaataattattattttcaaatgctcctattaatattta is a window of Humulus lupulus chromosome 4, drHumLupu1.1, whole genome shotgun sequence DNA encoding:
- the LOC133830337 gene encoding carotenoid 9,10(9',10')-cleavage dioxygenase 1-like → MAELDVKNNKLSYNQDQYSSSVGVVSVNPKPNNGLSSKLLDWFESLVVKLMHGSSSTHPTHHFLSGNYAPVPNETPPVNDLPVTGHLPECLNGEFVRVGPNPKFAPLAGFHWFDGDGMIHGLRIKDGRATYVSRYVRTSRITQEHFFGGPKFMKIGDLKGLFGLLMLNIQMLRSKLKVLDLSYGNGTANTALTYHHGKLLALSEVDKPYVIKVLEDGDLQTLGLLNYDKRLTHSFTAHPKVDPFTGEMFTFGYAHTPPYITYRIISKDGFMHDPVTITVSDPIMMHDFAITENYAIFMDLPMFFRPKEMVKENKLIFSFDTTKNARFGVLPRYAKDELLIKWFELPNCFIFHNANAWEEEDDEVVMISCRIENPDLDMYSGGIKEKLNINASLYEMRFNMKTGLASQRQLSASAVDFPRVNESYIGRKQRYVYGTRFDNLAKVTGIVKFDLHAEPESSGKTCLEVGGNIQGMYDLGPGRFGSEAIFVPKVPGVNSEEDDGYLIFFVHDENSGKSKVHVIDAKTMSEDPIAVIDLPCRVPYGFHAFFVSEEQLQEQAKP